gaaatgttatttttagtttttcaaatttcagaaatgtattttggcTTCAGTGTGAGGTATTGATCACCCCTCTACACAAATACTTTAGAAGCAATGTTGGATCCAACCTCATTCCCAGCTCACAGCCCTGTAGTATCTTGAAGAGTACCAGTCACTATATAGGTCATAATTCATGACTTGTAACTGGGCGCCcaatattttataatgaaattaaaaactgTGTCGCAAATTGTTCCACTGGAATGACTCCATTACATCTCTCAGCAGCATTCTGACAAGGGGCTGGCTAGCTAGTAAGTAAAGAGTTACAATTTTGTACAATTTTTGTTTCCCACAGATCCCATCGAGAGCCACGCTGTCCCTGAATCTGAAGCAGTTTACAAGCAAGAGGAGCCCTTTGAGCAGGAGTGGTGTGCCCGTCTAATGCAGGTTACAGAGCTGGCgtttgttaaagatgaagaggtccctcaACAGGAATGTGTTCCCATTAAAGAGGAATTCATTGAACAGGAATGTGTCCCCGTCGCAGAGGAAGTTCATAATGATTCTCCATCTGAATGTGAAGTGGGATTTAGAGGTAATCCTACAAAGCAAGCAGCATTGAGCTGCCTATTAATCTTGCAGAAACTGGGTACTGAACACTAGTAGTGTGCTTAAGATTGATATTTTAACCAGCTGCCCAACCACTATATCAGTGGCTTGCTACATAACTGCCACTGAGGCACCTGCTAGATGTGCAGCCGCTGCCATGCTTCTTTAGAATGCTGTTAGACCCCAGCGGTGTCCAGTCCCGGTCCCGGAGGGCCGTTCCGCTCCGTGTTCCACTCCGTGTTACCATGTTCTGAATTCTGTAAACAGTTTGGAAATGATATTCTGCAAGTTCTAAGATTTTTAAATGATAGATGGTTTGATGGTGATTAGATACAATTTGAATAACTTAAACAAGGttgtgcattattttaaaattgtagaaACTGACTCAGAATTTCAGCATAGCAGTCTAAACCCGACCTTgaaatgttaaccactccctaaaaCTATAGTTTCTCGTAAAGTGTATGTTTCTCCAACAAGcgtataatagaaataaacaaaagaggaaaaaaaacaaattttgtcCTTGCACCATTTGATGGACCCTACTGTAAACGCTGCATGCAGTTTGCTAGAAAAGCAGTATAAATGCAGAGAGACttaaagtcctttaaaaatctggagttgatacaaaactgaaagatcaggaAGAATCAGAAtcccacaaagcagcagtaattgttggcaatgatttcatatctgtgatgcaactaactaaaacacctgtacatcaggagttggattcagcttatagagaaagagtggggaaaacaggcaaaagctatttttatatttgagaaACTCCCAAgcattgcttattatagttgtactcttagcatgttatttatatttacttgcaaatgtgttccaaactgcactgactGGAACATTTCCTTTAAGCAtgtttgtgacaggctggcgagtggatagaggtccagagacaggctgcagtttaaaaaaattacacttttattaacaatttaacacaaaataaaagggcacaagggccaaaacaaaggtatttaagcacaaatagaaagacacagaacaagacttacaaaaataaaggtttccaggctgggcaatgccttcactggatcagaaaataataaataaataaaaaaataaaaaaataaaaaaataaaaaaccacaaacaaacatCAGCTCACTTTCTCAGCTCCCACCTCCATCTTATGGGAAGCTGAgagagggggcaagtagatttttaagaaggacaataGATTTCTagcaagtttttaaaaataaaaattccataCCCCTGGAAGCGTGCTAGTGATGCCAGATCCGATCGGGTTGCTTAGCATCACCAGAAGAAGCATGTCAGTACAGCACCTGCATATAAATCTGATCTACTTTTATTTCACTAAGTGATAGTAAGTGTGGTAGAAATCAGTGACTGGtaaatgtgagtgatattaaTCGCAGTGTTATTAATCAAAGTGATATTCTCAGGCCCTTGTCCTCATTGACACCCATTGTATTCAGTGTGGTGAGAGTAAACAGAGGCTGACATGAATGATATTAAGCGGGTTTGACTGTATTCTCTAAATATGCAACCATCACAGTTCAGTCTAGGAGTTGCCATGTTTATGACATGAAGTCCTGATTAGAGTGAATGTGGAAGAATGCTGTACAGTAACCTTTGTCTCTTCTCTTTATAGAATATGACTCCACTCCATCACCACACTGCAAAAACTCTTCTAGTGGCAAACCTcagcacaataaacacagagagacgaCACTCCAAGAAGAAAATGTGAAGAAACTGAGAACTCACTCAGTTATAATCCCTTCTTTGCAAAACAGACCCCCTCTTACTATGGAGAGTACAGAGACaccacattctgcatgttttAACAGTTCTGAAGCCCAGGGCAACTTGAAGACCTTGTCTCATTCTATGACAGGTGGGAAGAGCTCCTGTCAATTAGGCTCTGATAAGACTCACGAGGGAAATCGCACAGGAGGGACTCCATTGCCCTGTGCTgtttgtgggaagagtttcaaacaTTTATCACATCTTAAAAGACACCAGCTAActcatacaggagagaaaccttatcactgcactgagtgtgggaagagattcagtcagTTAAAtgaccttaaaagacaccagcggATTCACACAGAAGAGAAACCTTATTGCTGCTCTgtgtgtgggaagagtttcacgcTGTTAGGGAATCTTCAAACGCACAAGCGCATTCACACAGAAGAGAAACCTTACTGCTGTACTGTTTGTGGgaaaagtttcagttttttagcaaaCTTTAAAATCCACCAACGCATTCACAccggagagaaaccttatcactgtgctgagtgtgggaagagattcagccaCTTAGTAAATCTTAAAAGACACTATCAGATTCACACACGTTTCTAACCCTATCCCTGCACTTAATGGGGAAAGACGTTCAGTCAGTCAGAGGCTCTTGAAGGGTTCTCAGAATTTCAGACACTTGAGGACCCCGAAGTCTGAGTAAGTTTGACTAAAATACAGAAACagttactgaaaacaaaagaataaagtGACATGGCAAACTGACTTGACTTCATAAATGATAAACTGACTTGATAAATAGGGTCACCCTTGATCACAAACTCACACTCATGAATGGACTTTATGAAATCCTGCATCTTGTTTGGGCCTTTCATCATCTTGTGGACCGTTCTGGTTGTGTTTTCTCACGTTAGTAATCTAGTCAATAGATTGTAATTATGTCTGCAAGTTTCCCTCCTTTACTCACGCATTGCTTAGCCTCTCACATGTTTTCCGTGGAAAACTTCCCCGGTACCTCGAGGCACGGCGCAGTATAGCGCAGTTATCATGCGGGGCAgcttgaagagcacagacagtaCTTTTTCCAGGGTGTGCCAGACAGTGTGAATGTAATGGGTTATATAGCGTTTCTCCTGAAAAAAATGATTTCTGCTTGGGGTTTGTTTAGTGCTGCCCTCCCTTTCTTGGGTACTGTATTAACAAATGTAGGCTACTGTATTTAATATGAGTTTGTTGATTGACTACGAGACTGCAGAAGCAAAACGTCTATATTAAAAGTATTAACTgctattttaattgaaatgttggttagtttaattattattgttgttgttcttattcTAGGGTgagatgtaaataaaaaaaataaatacacataaaaaaaaatccctgaatAGTATTGCAGTTTAAATAGCATTTAATATGGGCagggaaagttttttttaatttttttttttaattgattttttccTTTCGTAGTCAATCagcaaagtgtatttttaaaaaaacagtattaaacacagcagatGTACTCATTTCTGCATTTCTTGTATAGCCCATGATTgcaacagctttttaaattacTCTTCCATGCAAGCGATCCATGTACAATCAAACAtatgtttttgtcatttgttatACAGCcctatgttttataaatatagtttaaacatattttaagttGATGTtgctttaaagcctgtttcagtTCTGTTGTTTCCTCTAAAATGTTTCCAGCTGTTACAAGTTTGTAATAACTTTGTATTATTGATATTATGGGGAAATGTGCTTTTGTAGAGGTTGTATCGATTATTTGttgaaaattgtttattttgagtgtttagATTGCATTGTTTTAAGCAGTACTCTTACATGACGACTGCATGGAAGTTAGAATCGGGGATTGaggatttaaaaacagcagaatcTGAGATAAAAGACATAATAGTACAGTAGGAACACCTATacacagcgcacacacacacagcacgcaaATACTCACAGAACAGCACTGAGCAAAAGTGCTAGACCTACAGGGGTACACCTGTGCTATGTAACACACACTTTTTGGCTTCTGATACAGGTGCTATAAATGGAATGAATACATGTCATgtgatgaaagaaagaaagaaagaaagaaatctgcaTATCCCTGTTCCGAGTTAGACAGATAGGGGTTCATAGGAggaggtgcttggttggcaggtgcttcctcCATTTTGTATCCCAGACTGAataaatgaagtgtttttttctgtttgaaaagtaaaATGATTCCCACGATAGGACAAGTAGAGCTGTGTACAAGAAGAGAGTAAGAGGGGCACCTGGAGAGACTCCCTTCTATCAGTTTATATTCGTGAAAACTATAGTCTTGTTAAATATTAACCAGTattgcaaacaataaaaatacgcttttccataccggattacaaatctgtctgttttattcctgcactgcatcacctctgcacctgttcataatcagcatccactttgccacagtgatatATTAAATcagaatatatttcaaaatatctttgaattttctaatatataaaaatatttgccTTTTTGTGTTTCTTAAGAATCATGGTTTTAGAGCAAACCTTTTCTGATGGCTTTTGATAACCACCTCTTAACAGATCTATATATTATCCCCATTATAATATTGTTGTAGTTCCTCTAACTCTCCAGTAGGTTGTGCTAAAAGCCTGTTTCTTCACGTGTTACAGCATTGCCAGTCTCCCATGTCACAGGCAATAGGGGAAGCAGGTGGTTAGTTAATGACTGGTAATTAGCTGTAAAGGGGTGGACACTGTTACCCTCCAGCTGACCAAGGacgtgcaacactatctgaaagcaaggcttgaaaaatagattaattttaattaagaatAGAACAGATACAATGCTTGAAAATGGAATgcactgtttcttttaaaactgcccaTTTAAGACATTTATAATGATTAGAAGTAGAGAAACGGTAAAATTTATTGACTTATTCTGTTAGCTACAATCAATTTCAATTCAACTAGTTCAAATGCATGCAGTCGTGgttttgttgcattgtaaaaaacaaacaatagaacAATACCTAGCACACACACTAAAGACTGAtgctgaaccccccccccccccccaaaaaaaaaaattacagtaataaataattaaaatacagacacacaccaATAACAGTTTACTTATCATTGTTGCCCCTCAAACTGCACGAGACAACACTGCATATAAAATGAGACACCCCACACTCCGTGACACCCTAGGattgaaatgtgaaataaaaattctTAATTCAAGAAACCCATCTCCTGAAAATGAAGAGCAACCTGACCACACTAGACCTTCAAACTAAAATCATTTTATAtggtgtaaatgtttaaaaagttatgatggtaataataataataataataatcattttaaaagatattaaGTGTGTTTTGTATGATCCTCCCCTGCTATTTCTGCTCGAATCATTATTCACCAGGCTTACTGAACGCCTGTCCTTCAACCATGGGGATGCTGCTCATGCGCATACTCTGAAAGCTGAATCAATTAATCTCTGAAGTAAACAGAAACTGAGTTAGTTAGTAAATGCAAAATCTCAGTTTCTGAGGGAATTTCAGCAGAAAGTAAAATTCGATAACAAATGTTTAGCTTCTGAAGAAATTAAGGGAGTTGTAGTTGAAACATTAGTCACTGAATGTTCGTTCCTTTTGGTATTCCTAAATTCAGCATTGAATGTTTGACAGTTCTGAAGGAATGTGAGCAGAGATAGCAATAGAGAATGGTAGAGATTGCATCTAATGCCACATTAAACAGAACCAACCGTTCCAATAGTGTAGTTGTAAAGTATTCCTTTAAAGCAAGGTTAATAATGTAAAACTAGGTCTTGTCTTAAGCCATTGCATTTGGAGTGCTGGTCAGTCTCTGTTATGTCAGGGTTTGGAGCAtgtctccctctcctcttcctgCTTGTGGAAAATCTTTCTGTCCTTCTTCCTCTAGCACAGTTTCATTTCCTCCATTGGGATGTCCTTGGatatgggtagtgggaggagaacggcTGGCTTCTGGCGTGGGACTGAAACCacttagagcatacatggatggtATGACCACCATGACATCAACGGTAGCCTGCACCAAACAAGCAAACGAGCAGATCAGAATATCAGATGGGTACGAATGCAGTTCAAGCCTGCCATGTCGAGGTGCATCTCCATCATCAAAGGAAAGTAGTGGATAAGGTGGTCTATATTAATGGCAAGGATATTCCAACAGTGTTGGAAAGGCCTGTAAAGAGTCTCGGGAGGTGGTACAAGGGGGATTTAAAGGACAGTCTGAGTGGGGGAGAGGTGACAGCAGACAATGCAAGGACTGAAAAGAATCGACAGTAGGGCAAGCTTAAACTCTGGTGCCTTCAGTTCAGTCTTCTTCCAaggttaaccactccctaatccatgttcaTGCACTTCCTTGaaaatgaatcttttatgcaggactttgtcaaaagctttcgggaaatctaaataaacaatgtcatatgctttgcaattatccattgtcaatgttgcatcctcaaaaaaatcagaCATGATTAGATACAATCTCCCTTTGcaaaaaccatgctgactgtcttccAAGATagtgttaccatataggtaattttccattttggattgtATTATAGTTTtcgtaagtttgcatataatagaagtcaggcttattggtctgtagttacctggtttggttttgtctccctttttgtgaatcggtattacgttttctccagtctgttggtacaacccctgtctcaagagactgctgcatgatcttggttagcggtttgtaaattacttctttcatttctttgagtactactgggaggatctcatccggcccaggggatttgtttattttaagagctcctagtccctttaacacttctgcctcagttatgctaaagttatttaaaactggataggaactggatgacatgtggggcatgttgtcagtatcttcctttgtaaaaacttgtgaaaagtaatcatttaatatatttgctatttttttttcttcatctatgattttcccatttgtatttcttagacattttacctcctctttgaatgttctcttgctgttgtaatattggaaaaacattttggaattggttttagcccccttagcaatgttcacttctatttctttcttggcctttctaacttcatttttgacttgtgtttgcagtttcaaGTGCTCTTTCTGTGttctttgttcttg
This is a stretch of genomic DNA from Polyodon spathula isolate WHYD16114869_AA chromosome 40, ASM1765450v1, whole genome shotgun sequence. It encodes these proteins:
- the LOC121304971 gene encoding zinc finger protein 436-like, whose amino-acid sequence is MDVSISVSFLQDELASTVEHAVKAAVDTVLCEIAKVVGSKLTEFQVEMAGKQKENEILKLRLEISESELKAVRECMGAAGAGIEQPAALQDPIESHAVPESEAVYKQEEPFEQEWCARLMQVTELAFVKDEEVPQQECVPIKEEFIEQECVPVAEEVHNDSPSECEVGFREYDSTPSPHCKNSSSGKPQHNKHRETTLQEENVKKLRTHSVIIPSLQNRPPLTMESTETPHSACFNSSEAQGNLKTLSHSMTGGKSSCQLGSDKTHEGNRTGGTPLPCAVCGKSFKHLSHLKRHQLTHTGEKPYHCTECGKRFSQLNDLKRHQRIHTEEKPYCCSVCGKSFTLLGNLQTHKRIHTEEKPYCCTVCGKSFSFLANFKIHQRIHTGEKPYHCAECGKRFSHLVNLKRHYQIHTRF